In Bryobacteraceae bacterium, the following proteins share a genomic window:
- a CDS encoding 3-ketoacyl-ACP reductase, whose protein sequence is MSAERPVAIVTGASRGIGRGIAKDMAATHRVVGTYRGRRDAAESLQAETGCEIFQCDIASDSDRQGLIAFTREKFGRLDLLVNNAGISQRVRADVLEATEESFDELIATNLKGPHFLSQLAARWMVEQRRGRIVFVTSISSYAASINRAEYCVSKAGLSMSAHVFAQRLAPEGILVFEIRPGIIRTDMIAAVEKTYEDRIAGGLLPQRRMGESEDVARAVRAIANGLLDYAAGQVLNIDGGFHMRGL, encoded by the coding sequence ATGAGCGCCGAGCGGCCCGTCGCGATCGTCACCGGCGCCAGCCGCGGAATCGGGCGCGGCATCGCCAAGGACATGGCCGCCACGCATCGGGTGGTGGGCACGTATCGCGGACGGCGCGACGCCGCCGAAAGCCTGCAAGCGGAAACCGGCTGCGAGATCTTCCAGTGCGACATCGCTTCCGATTCCGATCGGCAAGGGTTGATCGCCTTCACTCGGGAGAAGTTCGGCCGGCTGGATCTGCTGGTGAACAACGCCGGCATCAGCCAGCGCGTTCGCGCCGACGTGCTCGAGGCGACCGAAGAGAGCTTCGACGAACTGATCGCGACGAATCTCAAGGGCCCGCACTTTCTATCGCAACTGGCGGCCCGATGGATGGTGGAGCAGCGCCGGGGGCGGATCGTGTTCGTCACTTCCATTTCCTCGTACGCGGCGAGCATCAACCGCGCCGAGTACTGCGTCTCGAAGGCGGGCCTGAGCATGAGTGCGCATGTGTTCGCGCAGCGCCTGGCGCCGGAGGGAATCCTCGTGTTCGAGATTCGCCCGGGCATCATCCGGACGGATATGATCGCGGCGGTGGAGAAGACCTACGAAGACCGAATTGCCGGCGGGCTGCTGCCGCAGCGCCGCATGGGTGAGTCCGAAGACGTGGCGCGAGCGGTGCGGGCGATCGCCAATGGGTTGCTGGACTACGCGGCCGGGCAGGTGCTCAACATTGATGGCGGCTTTCATATGCGCGGCTTGTAG
- a CDS encoding thioredoxin domain-containing protein, whose protein sequence is MTAITLDTQSRIVEGDASSAVRVLIFEDMQCPDCVAFREMLDEKLLPRFGARAAFEHRDFPLPKHTWARAAAVAARFFEARQPELGARFRQWTMQSMDDINAGEFEDFLREFAAQNECDAEAALAALQDRQFAGLVERDYQDGVARGVRRTPTVLVGDVPFVERFKVEQVATAIEAALREAGL, encoded by the coding sequence ATGACCGCGATCACTCTCGACACGCAATCCAGGATCGTGGAAGGCGACGCGTCGAGTGCCGTACGGGTGCTGATTTTCGAAGATATGCAGTGCCCGGATTGCGTGGCCTTCCGCGAGATGCTGGACGAGAAACTGCTGCCTCGGTTCGGCGCGAGGGCCGCTTTCGAGCATCGCGACTTTCCGCTGCCGAAGCACACCTGGGCGCGCGCGGCCGCCGTCGCCGCAAGATTTTTCGAAGCGCGGCAGCCGGAGTTGGGCGCACGGTTCCGGCAATGGACGATGCAATCGATGGACGACATCAACGCCGGCGAGTTTGAGGATTTCCTCCGGGAATTCGCCGCGCAGAATGAGTGTGACGCGGAGGCAGCGCTGGCGGCGCTTCAAGACCGGCAATTTGCCGGGCTGGTGGAGAGGGACTATCAGGACGGCGTCGCGCGCGGAGTTCGGCGTACGCCGACGGTGCTCGTGGGCGACGTTCCGTTTGTCGAGAGGTTCAAGGTGGAGCAGGTTGCCACCGCGATTGAAGCCGCCCTGCGCGAGGCCGGCCTATGA
- a CDS encoding sulfatase-like hydrolase/transferase translates to MPLTRREWLKAGAPALAAAQAAEPPNVVLCMADDLGWGDTGYNGHPYLQTPNLDAMAAEGVRFDRFYAGAPVCSPTRGSVLTGRHPYRYGIYTANAGHMRPEEFTLAEILRTRGYATGHFGKWHLGTLTNDVPDGRRGGREKEHYAPPWENGFDECFSTEVQMPTWNPMENQAFPARYWTGPARWATTNLEGDDSRVIMDRAVDFIGRAVGGKRRFFAVVWFHAPHLPVVAGPAYRARYAKFSDDEQHYYGAITALDEQMGRLRSELRRLRADANTMLWFCSDNGPEGPVAGVGVHRGSAGALRGRKRSLFEGGVRAPGLLEWPARLAKPRRVGAPCSTVDYLPTILAAARAPLPAPRPLDGVDLTEAVGTSGWQRPRPIGFRTPRGNAAAEAARLGSPDHALIDNRYKLLSWLDEEKADLLFDLAADPGERFDLAAKLPGVVRPMKKTLREWAESCRRSDEGQDYSY, encoded by the coding sequence ATGCCACTTACGCGGCGCGAGTGGCTGAAGGCGGGGGCGCCCGCTCTGGCGGCGGCCCAAGCCGCCGAGCCGCCGAACGTCGTGCTGTGCATGGCCGACGATCTCGGCTGGGGCGATACGGGCTATAACGGCCACCCCTACCTACAGACTCCGAACCTGGACGCGATGGCGGCGGAGGGCGTCCGTTTCGACCGTTTCTACGCCGGGGCGCCGGTGTGTTCGCCAACGCGCGGCAGCGTCCTTACGGGGCGGCACCCTTATCGCTACGGCATCTACACCGCCAACGCCGGGCACATGCGTCCGGAGGAGTTCACGCTCGCCGAGATCCTTCGCACGCGGGGCTACGCGACCGGCCATTTCGGCAAGTGGCATCTCGGCACGCTCACGAACGACGTGCCGGATGGGCGGCGTGGCGGACGCGAGAAGGAACACTACGCGCCGCCGTGGGAAAACGGATTCGATGAGTGCTTCTCGACGGAGGTCCAGATGCCGACATGGAATCCGATGGAGAACCAGGCATTCCCGGCCAGATATTGGACCGGGCCGGCGCGCTGGGCCACGACGAATCTCGAGGGCGACGACTCGCGGGTGATCATGGACCGGGCGGTGGACTTCATCGGCCGGGCGGTGGGCGGCAAACGGCGGTTCTTCGCGGTGGTCTGGTTTCATGCGCCGCACCTGCCGGTGGTGGCCGGGCCGGCGTATCGCGCCCGGTATGCGAAGTTCAGCGACGACGAACAGCACTACTACGGCGCCATCACCGCGCTCGACGAACAGATGGGCCGACTGCGGAGCGAACTGCGGCGATTGAGGGCGGACGCGAACACGATGCTGTGGTTCTGCAGCGACAACGGGCCGGAGGGGCCGGTAGCTGGCGTGGGTGTGCATCGTGGATCGGCTGGCGCGCTGCGCGGCCGCAAGCGCAGCCTGTTCGAGGGCGGCGTCCGGGCGCCGGGACTGCTCGAGTGGCCGGCGCGACTCGCGAAGCCGCGACGGGTGGGCGCGCCGTGCTCGACGGTGGACTATCTGCCGACCATTCTTGCCGCGGCGAGGGCGCCGTTGCCGGCTCCGAGGCCGCTCGACGGCGTGGACCTGACGGAGGCCGTGGGAACTTCCGGATGGCAGCGTCCGCGGCCGATCGGCTTCCGTACGCCGCGGGGCAACGCAGCGGCGGAAGCGGCCCGGCTGGGCTCGCCGGACCATGCGCTCATCGATAACCGCTATAAGCTGCTGTCCTGGCTCGATGAGGAGAAGGCGGATTTGCTGTTCGACCTTGCGGCCGACCCCGGAGAGAGGTTCGACCTTGCGGCGAAGCTGCCCGGCGTGGTGCGGCCAATGAAGAAAACGCTGCGTGAGTGGGCCGAATCCTGCCGCCGGTCCGACGAGGGCCAGGACTACTCGTACTAA
- a CDS encoding dTDP-4-dehydrorhamnose 3,5-epimerase family protein, translating into MNSPIPSFRASERGLGAIISSPESPDLIAGVRIQPGKIWPDDRGYFLEVARLGQGAVADFPADSTQVSAALSYPGTIKAFHYHRNQTDYWAPVRGMLQVALVDLRPDSPTFGLRNTLYVGELRHWHVVIPPGVGHGYKVIGTEAALLVYLTNRTYDPADEGRIAYNHPEINYDWEIQHK; encoded by the coding sequence TTGAATTCTCCGATTCCTTCGTTTCGAGCGTCCGAACGCGGTTTGGGCGCGATCATCTCTTCGCCGGAATCGCCGGACCTGATCGCCGGCGTGCGCATCCAACCGGGCAAGATATGGCCGGACGACCGCGGCTATTTCCTCGAAGTGGCGCGGCTGGGGCAAGGCGCGGTGGCCGATTTTCCGGCTGATTCGACGCAGGTATCCGCCGCGTTGAGTTACCCGGGGACGATCAAGGCTTTCCACTATCATCGAAACCAGACGGACTACTGGGCGCCGGTTCGCGGGATGCTGCAAGTGGCGCTCGTGGACCTGCGGCCGGATTCGCCCACGTTCGGCTTGCGCAACACCTTGTATGTCGGCGAACTGCGCCACTGGCACGTCGTGATCCCGCCGGGCGTGGGCCATGGTTACAAAGTGATCGGGACGGAGGCGGCGCTGCTGGTCTACCTCACGAACCGGACCTACGATCCAGCCGACGAGGGGCGGATCGCCTATAACCACCCCGAGATCAATTACGATTGGGAGATCCAGCATAAGTAA
- a CDS encoding cupin domain-containing protein: MPTHRWDAIPLEQMNPTFARKVIHTERMTIARVILAKGSVVPRHQHENEQVTLLEKGRLRFQFDDGDHILAAGESMQIPPNAPHLVEALEDSEAYDLFAPVRADWIRGDDSYLRR; the protein is encoded by the coding sequence ATGCCGACGCACCGCTGGGACGCCATCCCGCTTGAACAGATGAACCCGACGTTTGCCCGCAAGGTGATCCACACCGAGCGCATGACCATCGCCCGCGTCATCCTCGCCAAGGGCTCCGTCGTTCCGCGCCACCAGCATGAAAACGAACAGGTGACGCTGCTCGAAAAGGGACGTCTCCGGTTCCAGTTCGACGACGGAGACCACATCCTCGCCGCCGGCGAGTCCATGCAGATCCCCCCGAACGCCCCGCACCTGGTCGAAGCGCTCGAGGACAGCGAAGCCTACGACCTGTTCGCGCCCGTTCGCGCCGATTGGATCCGCGGCGACGACTCCTACCTCCGCCGCTGA
- a CDS encoding tetrathionate reductase family octaheme c-type cytochrome, producing MRMVPLVLVTLAIFGVMVTSSVNITGPKPPSPSELKQQFGGKHVRSVDHAKLAALQKDFRSGRDVTEACLSCHTERHTEVMRSSHWNWSRMEFIPGRGIRAIGKKNVLNNFCIGVSDNQEGCSRCHAGYGMDDAAFDFKDPRNIDCLVCHDGSDTYAKGLAGMPLENLNLREIVQKVGPPKRTNCGGCHFYGGGGNNVKHGDLEQALLTGNRELDVHMAADGGDLECTACHRTKNHQMLGKLYSVSSMNRNRSTCEQCHTATPHASGVLNNHGLKVACQTCHIPLYAKASETKVAWDWSTAGKLRNGEPYEDENAAGNPVYASIKGDFTWATNLKPDYVFFNGTAGHYLLGDKVPPQRPLEVNTLNGSYDDPDARITPVKIHRGKQIYDPETNLMIQPKLFAKTTGEGGFWKDFNWQRAAEEGMKTAGLPYSGKYEFIDTVMYWPVNHMVAPKEKALQCVECHTPANSRMAGLKGFYMPGRDRNPFVESAGGLAIGLTALGVLLHGLLRAVHAFRRRTVS from the coding sequence ATGCGGATGGTTCCGTTGGTGCTGGTGACGCTGGCCATATTCGGTGTGATGGTCACCAGTTCCGTGAACATCACAGGGCCGAAACCTCCCTCCCCGTCCGAACTGAAGCAGCAATTCGGCGGAAAACACGTCCGTTCCGTGGACCACGCCAAGCTGGCGGCGCTCCAAAAGGACTTCCGATCCGGCCGTGACGTCACCGAAGCCTGCCTTTCCTGCCACACCGAGCGGCACACCGAAGTCATGCGGTCCTCGCACTGGAACTGGTCGCGCATGGAGTTCATCCCCGGCCGCGGCATCCGGGCCATCGGCAAGAAGAACGTCTTGAACAACTTCTGCATCGGCGTCTCCGACAACCAGGAAGGCTGCAGCCGCTGCCACGCCGGCTACGGCATGGACGACGCCGCGTTCGACTTCAAAGACCCCAGGAACATCGATTGTCTCGTCTGCCACGACGGCAGCGACACCTACGCCAAAGGGCTCGCCGGGATGCCGTTGGAGAACCTCAATCTCCGCGAAATCGTTCAGAAGGTCGGCCCTCCGAAACGCACCAACTGCGGCGGATGCCACTTCTACGGCGGCGGCGGCAACAACGTCAAGCACGGCGACCTCGAGCAGGCGCTGCTCACCGGCAACCGCGAACTCGACGTCCACATGGCCGCCGACGGCGGCGACCTCGAATGCACAGCGTGCCACCGCACGAAGAACCACCAGATGCTCGGGAAGCTGTATTCGGTTTCGTCTATGAACCGAAACCGCTCGACATGCGAGCAGTGCCACACGGCGACGCCCCATGCCTCGGGCGTGCTCAACAACCACGGACTCAAGGTCGCCTGCCAGACCTGCCATATCCCGCTATACGCCAAGGCTTCCGAAACGAAGGTGGCGTGGGATTGGTCCACGGCCGGCAAGCTCCGCAACGGCGAGCCCTATGAAGACGAAAACGCCGCCGGCAATCCCGTCTACGCGTCGATCAAAGGCGACTTCACGTGGGCTACCAATCTCAAGCCCGACTATGTATTCTTCAACGGCACGGCAGGCCACTACCTGCTCGGCGACAAAGTGCCGCCGCAGCGGCCGCTCGAGGTAAACACGCTCAACGGTTCCTACGACGATCCGGACGCCAGGATCACGCCGGTCAAGATCCACCGCGGGAAACAGATTTACGATCCCGAAACGAACCTGATGATCCAGCCCAAGCTCTTCGCCAAAACCACCGGCGAAGGCGGCTTCTGGAAGGATTTCAACTGGCAGCGGGCGGCGGAGGAAGGCATGAAGACAGCCGGTCTGCCTTACAGCGGCAAATACGAATTTATCGACACCGTGATGTACTGGCCCGTGAACCATATGGTGGCGCCGAAGGAAAAGGCCTTGCAGTGCGTCGAGTGCCACACGCCCGCCAACTCGCGCATGGCCGGCCTGAAGGGTTTCTACATGCCCGGGCGGGACCGCAACCCATTCGTCGAATCCGCCGGCGGCCTCGCCATCGGACTCACGGCGCTCGGGGTCCTGCTCCATGGCCTGCTGCGCGCCGTCCACGCATTTCGGCGGAGGACCGTTTCATGA
- a CDS encoding cytochrome b/b6 domain-containing protein — protein MKKTVYIYGAFERFWHWTQAALIFALGFTGFEIHGSYQFLGYEQAVSLHNAAAIGLLLLVTVAAFWHLTTGQWKQYIPTRKLLRDQAAFYLTGIFRDAPHPTRKTVISKLNPLQRLAYLGLKLLVIPTMGISGLFYMFFRYPQRHEWTTVSPHGLSTVAAIHVAGAFALTAFVIGHVYLTTTGSTPVSNLKAMLTGYEELDSGAGEEPEPAIPEGVHP, from the coding sequence ATGAAGAAGACGGTCTACATCTACGGCGCCTTCGAGCGTTTCTGGCACTGGACCCAGGCGGCGCTGATCTTCGCGCTCGGCTTCACTGGTTTTGAGATCCACGGCAGCTACCAGTTCCTTGGCTACGAACAGGCGGTCTCCCTGCACAACGCCGCGGCCATCGGCCTGCTCCTGCTCGTCACCGTCGCCGCCTTTTGGCACCTCACCACCGGCCAGTGGAAGCAGTACATTCCAACGCGCAAGCTATTGCGCGACCAGGCGGCGTTCTACCTTACCGGAATCTTCCGCGACGCGCCGCACCCAACCAGGAAAACCGTCATCTCGAAGCTGAATCCGCTCCAGCGGCTCGCCTATCTCGGCTTGAAGCTGCTCGTCATCCCCACGATGGGCATCTCCGGCCTGTTCTACATGTTCTTCCGCTATCCGCAGCGGCATGAATGGACCACCGTGAGTCCGCATGGGCTCTCCACCGTCGCGGCCATCCATGTCGCGGGCGCCTTCGCGCTCACCGCGTTCGTCATCGGGCACGTCTATCTCACCACCACCGGAAGCACGCCCGTCTCGAATCTGAAGGCCATGCTCACCGGATACGAAGAGCTCGATTCCGGCGCCGGCGAAGAGCCGGAGCCGGCGATCCCGGAGGGAGTCCATCCATGA
- a CDS encoding YeeE/YedE thiosulfate transporter family protein, with protein MKSKYMNPYLAGFLLGLVLLASIYLTGRGLGASGAVKGVITGAMIAAAPAHTAGQPFYEAAKAHGNPLADWLVFEVAGVLLGAFLSGVMADRLNLFVEKGPHVANRTRLTAAVAGGFLFGLGSQLGRGCTSGAALSGMAVMSAGGILTMMAIFGSAYATAYFVRKLWL; from the coding sequence ATGAAGAGCAAGTACATGAACCCCTACCTGGCGGGTTTTCTGCTGGGGCTTGTGCTGCTGGCCTCGATCTACCTCACCGGCCGCGGCCTCGGCGCCAGCGGCGCGGTGAAGGGCGTGATCACCGGCGCCATGATCGCCGCCGCGCCGGCGCACACCGCTGGCCAGCCGTTCTACGAAGCGGCGAAAGCGCACGGCAATCCCCTCGCCGATTGGCTCGTGTTCGAAGTGGCCGGCGTGCTGCTCGGTGCGTTCCTCTCCGGCGTGATGGCGGACCGGCTCAACCTCTTCGTCGAGAAAGGGCCCCACGTCGCCAACCGCACGCGCCTCACCGCCGCGGTCGCCGGCGGATTCCTCTTCGGGCTCGGCTCGCAGCTTGGCCGCGGATGCACCAGCGGAGCCGCCCTCAGCGGCATGGCCGTCATGTCGGCAGGCGGCATCCTCACCATGATGGCGATATTCGGGTCCGCCTACGCCACCGCCTACTTCGTCAGGAAGCTTTGGCTCTAA
- a CDS encoding YeeE/YedE thiosulfate transporter family protein — translation MGPLVPDFLNSQLNLVLAFLLGIAFGFVLEQAGFSSSKKLTGLFYGTDFTVLRVFFTAGVTGMTGVLILSRLGLLDTEMIFVNPTFLPSAIVGGLIMGIGFVVGGYCPGTSFCGAAVGRIDAMAFIAGGFLGVFTFGEAFPLVRDFYAAGSMGDLLVYNVLGLTAGQFGGLLILAAVGIFVLTSWIEGRVAPDGPAARFPVWSHRIAGIALVAVGIFLVPMADRRSQVQAKAADPSYRASHPVRMVSPDELAYALIDHNPRLQLVDVRDAESYVKASLPEAVNVSTRALLNKEARTVFRSPHTWKVFFGATGEDSVRAAATAQLAGIENVAALEGGLDAFRAAILEPGETPGDLGVFRAQASAEIARMIKERSAPKVVRAVKRVQGGCGG, via the coding sequence ATGGGACCACTTGTTCCGGATTTTCTCAATAGCCAGCTCAATCTCGTCCTTGCTTTCCTTCTCGGGATCGCCTTCGGCTTCGTGCTCGAGCAGGCCGGCTTCTCATCGTCGAAGAAGCTCACCGGCCTGTTCTACGGAACCGACTTCACCGTCCTGCGCGTCTTCTTCACCGCCGGCGTCACCGGCATGACCGGCGTGCTCATCCTCAGCCGCCTCGGCCTCCTCGATACCGAGATGATCTTCGTCAACCCCACCTTCCTTCCCTCGGCCATCGTCGGCGGGCTCATCATGGGCATCGGCTTCGTCGTGGGCGGATACTGCCCGGGCACCAGCTTCTGCGGAGCCGCCGTCGGCCGCATCGACGCCATGGCCTTCATCGCCGGCGGCTTTCTCGGCGTGTTCACCTTCGGCGAAGCCTTCCCCCTCGTGCGCGACTTCTACGCAGCCGGCTCCATGGGCGACCTCCTCGTCTACAACGTGCTCGGCCTCACCGCCGGCCAGTTCGGCGGCCTGCTGATCCTCGCCGCCGTCGGCATCTTCGTCCTCACCTCGTGGATCGAGGGCCGCGTCGCGCCCGATGGCCCGGCCGCCCGATTCCCGGTATGGAGCCACCGCATCGCGGGCATCGCGCTCGTGGCGGTCGGCATATTTCTCGTTCCCATGGCGGACCGGAGATCGCAAGTGCAGGCGAAGGCCGCGGACCCTTCCTACCGCGCCTCGCATCCGGTCCGCATGGTTTCTCCAGACGAACTCGCCTACGCGCTCATCGATCACAACCCGCGCCTTCAGTTGGTGGACGTGCGCGACGCCGAATCCTACGTGAAGGCATCCCTGCCGGAAGCCGTCAACGTATCGACGCGCGCCCTGCTGAACAAGGAGGCGCGTACGGTGTTCCGGTCTCCGCACACGTGGAAGGTGTTCTTCGGAGCAACCGGGGAGGACAGCGTCCGCGCCGCCGCCACCGCCCAACTCGCCGGCATCGAGAACGTGGCCGCGCTCGAAGGCGGGCTCGACGCGTTTCGCGCCGCCATCCTCGAGCCAGGCGAAACCCCGGGCGACCTCGGCGTGTTCCGCGCCCAGGCATCCGCGGAAATCGCGCGCATGATCAAGGAGCGGAGCGCGCCGAAGGTGGTTCGCGCGGTGAAGCGGGTCCAGGGCGGCTGCGGGGGCTGA
- a CDS encoding SIR2 family protein gives MSAAMFHVRAKKDGPTVQVPETHRDLTGKSDAALGWRKQVADEFGGKLRFRSVPGTAAGARPGRDLDQVYSPEGLAAAIESENAGTFRDLVEQLRSPSGVIPFVGAGLSIPFGFHGWRDFLANGAELHSDPFDVLSALDQEKDFLKAATILYEESPDRFQRLVAQEFARDIDPAGLKSRAVEILPLIASGPVITTNFDHVLEAAFRAAGRPFERVITGPQPDNIIRAMHRNEAVLMKIHGDADDRSARVFTSLEYDQQYKKKRKPNGVASIPSLAWIMFTNRPLLFVGASLERDRTLEVLERIKQAVPALTHYAILAGSYRVSRMRERRQELDQYGISPLWFAPGDFGRIRGFLEDLVQESSTRLLFPAAPGASTDPVTSKPMPPLRPPAKSPDVARRLARRIRSARMAFLLGAGAHLGSRPMVREFYDEIAAEFNAGKTGFERAEVAQYVVDRQGRTELWEAAKAQIDVDTPPSVVYRWLASLPALLRRAGAPHWLWVLTTNYDTSLERVFSDRGEPFHLLYFQADGPDGGLFLHRAPDGSIRVVEQPQHVRRLEDAHVLVRLDGGVPWDARLRESVVIAPSDFAESAGRLLKALPAAAIDVLRERSLLCLGSSLRDPHVERLVRWCASQDRVSKTWTVQNSGLRRRYWSAANVSVITQDLADFIAGLDAAVRKKG, from the coding sequence ATGAGCGCCGCCATGTTTCACGTCCGCGCCAAGAAGGATGGTCCCACCGTGCAAGTGCCGGAGACGCACCGCGACCTGACCGGCAAGAGCGACGCCGCCCTCGGATGGCGCAAGCAGGTGGCCGACGAGTTCGGCGGCAAGCTGCGCTTCCGTTCGGTTCCAGGAACCGCCGCCGGCGCGCGGCCCGGTAGGGATCTCGATCAGGTGTATTCGCCTGAAGGGCTGGCCGCGGCCATCGAAAGCGAGAACGCGGGAACGTTTCGGGATCTCGTCGAGCAGCTTCGCTCGCCTTCCGGCGTGATCCCGTTCGTGGGCGCGGGATTGTCGATCCCGTTCGGCTTCCATGGATGGCGCGATTTTTTGGCCAATGGCGCCGAACTGCACAGCGACCCTTTCGACGTGCTCTCCGCGCTCGATCAGGAGAAGGATTTCCTTAAGGCGGCCACGATCCTCTACGAAGAAAGTCCGGACCGCTTTCAGCGGCTGGTGGCGCAGGAGTTCGCCCGGGACATTGACCCGGCCGGGCTGAAGTCGCGGGCGGTGGAGATTCTGCCGCTGATTGCGAGCGGGCCGGTGATTACGACGAACTTCGACCATGTGCTTGAAGCGGCGTTCCGGGCAGCCGGGCGGCCGTTCGAGCGGGTGATCACGGGTCCGCAGCCGGACAACATCATCCGCGCGATGCATCGCAACGAAGCGGTCTTGATGAAGATTCACGGCGACGCCGACGACCGGTCCGCGCGGGTGTTCACGAGCCTCGAATACGATCAGCAGTACAAGAAGAAGCGGAAGCCAAACGGCGTGGCGAGCATCCCGAGCCTGGCCTGGATCATGTTCACCAACCGGCCGCTGCTGTTCGTAGGCGCGAGCCTCGAGCGCGACCGCACGCTGGAGGTTCTGGAGCGGATCAAACAGGCGGTGCCGGCGCTGACCCACTATGCGATACTGGCCGGCTCCTATCGCGTCTCCCGGATGCGCGAACGGCGCCAGGAACTCGACCAGTACGGCATTTCGCCGCTCTGGTTCGCACCGGGCGACTTTGGGAGGATCCGGGGGTTTCTCGAGGATCTGGTTCAGGAATCGTCGACGCGGCTGCTGTTTCCGGCAGCGCCGGGTGCGTCCACGGATCCCGTGACGTCGAAGCCGATGCCGCCGCTCAGGCCTCCGGCGAAATCGCCTGACGTGGCGCGGCGGTTGGCGCGGCGCATCCGGTCCGCGCGGATGGCATTTCTGCTCGGCGCCGGGGCGCATCTCGGGAGCCGGCCGATGGTCCGCGAATTCTACGACGAGATCGCAGCCGAGTTCAACGCGGGCAAGACCGGTTTCGAGCGCGCCGAGGTGGCGCAGTACGTCGTCGACCGGCAGGGCCGGACCGAGCTGTGGGAGGCGGCCAAGGCGCAGATCGACGTCGACACGCCGCCGAGCGTCGTATACCGGTGGCTGGCATCGCTGCCGGCGTTGTTGCGGAGGGCCGGCGCACCGCACTGGCTATGGGTGCTGACGACCAACTACGATACGTCGCTCGAGCGCGTGTTCTCCGATCGCGGTGAGCCGTTCCACCTGCTCTACTTTCAGGCGGACGGGCCGGATGGGGGTTTGTTCCTGCACCGCGCGCCGGACGGGTCGATCCGCGTGGTCGAACAGCCGCAGCACGTGCGGCGGCTCGAAGACGCGCATGTGCTGGTGCGGCTGGACGGCGGCGTTCCCTGGGATGCGCGCTTACGCGAGTCCGTGGTGATCGCGCCTTCCGATTTCGCCGAGTCCGCCGGTAGGCTGCTGAAGGCGCTTCCCGCGGCCGCGATCGACGTGCTGCGGGAGCGCTCGCTGCTTTGTCTCGGATCGAGCTTGCGGGATCCGCACGTGGAGCGGCTGGTGCGGTGGTGCGCTTCTCAGGATCGGGTTTCGAAGACGTGGACGGTGCAGAACTCAGGGCTGCGGCGGCGCTACTGGTCCGCGGCGAACGTCAGCGTGATCACGCAGGATCTCGCCGACTTCATCGCCGGGCTGGACGCGGCGGTGCGGAAAAAGGGCTGA